One Aquamicrobium sp. genomic region harbors:
- a CDS encoding branched-chain amino acid ABC transporter permease has protein sequence MSDLLFFIEVTLAGLGSGALLSLTALAFVLIYKATRVINLAVGEILMMGGYFFFAFAASMSLSPWIAIPLAIAGGAAIGALVERGIIRRMLGESPISVFMVTVGLGSVLVGIVELVWGTDPRTLPDFMGTAPIFIGEAYVSRKIAISFVVAALVIAVFLLLFRFWRGGVALRATATDQAAAYSCGINVPGVFSLAWTIGCGTAAGAGVLLGSIGGIAPTMGAFGLSALVVVIVGGLDSVAGALVAGLAIGLVEAWAGTYLGGEYKLVSTFGILILMLMIRPYGLFGTKEIERL, from the coding sequence ATGAGCGACCTTCTCTTCTTCATCGAGGTGACGCTCGCCGGGCTCGGCTCCGGCGCGCTCCTGTCGCTGACAGCGCTGGCCTTCGTGCTGATCTACAAGGCGACGCGCGTCATCAACCTCGCCGTCGGCGAGATCCTGATGATGGGCGGCTATTTCTTCTTCGCCTTCGCCGCCAGCATGAGCCTCTCGCCATGGATCGCCATCCCGCTGGCAATCGCCGGCGGCGCGGCCATCGGCGCGCTGGTCGAGCGCGGCATCATCCGCCGCATGCTCGGCGAAAGCCCGATCTCGGTGTTCATGGTCACGGTCGGCCTCGGCTCGGTGCTCGTCGGCATAGTCGAGCTCGTCTGGGGCACGGACCCGCGCACCCTGCCTGACTTCATGGGCACCGCGCCGATCTTCATCGGCGAGGCCTATGTCTCGCGCAAGATCGCCATCAGCTTCGTCGTCGCGGCGCTGGTCATCGCCGTGTTCCTCCTGCTGTTCCGCTTCTGGCGCGGCGGCGTGGCGCTCCGCGCCACCGCGACCGACCAGGCGGCGGCCTATTCCTGCGGCATCAACGTGCCGGGTGTGTTCTCGCTCGCCTGGACCATCGGCTGCGGCACGGCCGCCGGCGCGGGCGTGCTGCTCGGCTCCATCGGCGGCATCGCGCCGACCATGGGGGCGTTCGGCCTGTCGGCGCTGGTCGTGGTCATCGTCGGCGGGCTCGATTCGGTCGCCGGCGCGCTGGTCGCCGGCCTCGCCATCGGCCTCGTCGAGGCGTGGGCCGGCACCTATCTCGGCGGCGAGTACAAGCTCGTCTCCACCTTCGGCATCCTGATCCTCATGCTGATGATCCGGCCCTACGGCCTGTTCGGCACCAAAGAAATCGAGCGGCTCTGA
- a CDS encoding enoyl-CoA hydratase/isomerase family protein, which yields MSEVVIVEHDTETGVARIVLNKPQVLNAVDVAMAQAIAAAVNDVAGRKGVRAIVIAAAGRAFVAGGDIAAFGSDPSRSAEVVDAILDAMHPAILGLRAQDAPVIAAVRGAAAGAGLSLVLAADLVVAEEGAKFVVAYDRLGVSPDCGGTWFLPRKVGAALAAEMMLLGRTLDAAEAKEAGIVNVVAPQDGLDAAAAELAGRVARGATRAFGHFRRLADAALSTPLADHLEAERASFIASTGTADFREGVSAFLGKRKASFRGE from the coding sequence GTGAGCGAAGTGGTCATCGTCGAGCACGACACTGAAACGGGCGTCGCCCGCATCGTCCTCAACAAACCGCAGGTGCTGAACGCGGTCGACGTCGCCATGGCGCAGGCGATCGCCGCGGCGGTCAACGACGTCGCCGGCCGCAAGGGCGTGCGCGCCATCGTCATCGCCGCCGCGGGCCGCGCCTTCGTCGCCGGCGGCGACATCGCGGCCTTCGGCTCGGACCCCTCGCGCTCGGCCGAGGTGGTCGACGCCATCCTCGACGCCATGCACCCGGCGATCCTCGGCCTGAGGGCGCAGGACGCGCCGGTGATCGCCGCGGTGCGTGGCGCGGCGGCCGGGGCGGGCCTGTCGCTGGTGCTCGCGGCCGATCTGGTGGTCGCCGAGGAAGGGGCGAAATTCGTCGTCGCCTACGACCGGCTCGGCGTGTCGCCCGATTGCGGCGGCACCTGGTTCCTGCCGCGCAAGGTCGGCGCGGCGCTCGCCGCCGAGATGATGCTGCTCGGCCGCACGCTCGATGCTGCCGAGGCGAAGGAAGCCGGCATCGTCAATGTCGTCGCGCCGCAGGACGGGCTCGACGCCGCCGCCGCCGAGCTGGCCGGCAGAGTAGCGCGAGGCGCGACCCGCGCCTTCGGCCATTTCCGCCGCCTTGCCGACGCCGCGCTTTCGACGCCGCTCGCCGACCATCTCGAGGCCGAGCGCGCCTCCTTCATCGCCTCGACCGGGACCGCGGACTTCCGCGAGGGCGTCTCGGCGTTTCTCGGCAAGCGCAAGGCGTCATTCCGGGGAGAATAG
- a CDS encoding alpha/beta fold hydrolase: MTTSRSTYIEVEGFEVHVTEWGDPRNPALVMWHGLARTGRDFDEAAEALSDTYFVLCPDTLGRGLSSWARDFRADYSYATFGRVAEGLLAHHGIDRLCWVGTSMGGLIGVTLAAGRLKGRITHLVINDIGPDIPAAGAERIASYVGTPPVYDTVAELEAWLRANYAPFGDNTDAFWRRMADTSARRTDDGRVTVHYDPNIVSQFTHHKADLDVWDAYDAVEAKTLLIRGETSDVLAAPVAAEMTRRGPRPALHVIPGCGHAPTLANDAQIALVREFLAG, translated from the coding sequence ATGACCACCTCGCGTTCCACCTATATCGAGGTCGAGGGCTTCGAGGTTCATGTCACCGAATGGGGCGATCCGAGGAATCCGGCGCTCGTCATGTGGCACGGGCTCGCCCGAACGGGGCGCGACTTCGACGAGGCGGCCGAGGCGCTGTCCGACACCTATTTCGTCTTGTGCCCCGACACGCTGGGACGCGGGCTGTCGAGCTGGGCGCGCGACTTCCGTGCCGACTATTCCTACGCCACCTTCGGCCGCGTCGCCGAAGGTCTCCTCGCCCATCACGGCATCGACCGGCTGTGCTGGGTCGGCACCTCGATGGGCGGGCTGATCGGCGTGACGCTGGCGGCAGGCCGGCTCAAGGGCCGCATCACCCACCTCGTCATCAACGACATCGGCCCCGACATCCCGGCGGCCGGCGCCGAGCGCATCGCTTCCTATGTCGGCACGCCGCCGGTCTACGACACGGTGGCGGAGCTGGAAGCCTGGCTGCGTGCCAATTACGCGCCCTTCGGCGACAACACCGACGCCTTCTGGCGGCGCATGGCCGACACCTCGGCCCGGCGCACCGACGACGGCCGCGTCACGGTGCATTACGATCCCAACATCGTCTCGCAGTTCACCCACCACAAGGCCGACCTCGACGTCTGGGACGCCTACGACGCGGTCGAGGCGAAGACGCTGCTGATCCGGGGCGAAACCTCCGACGTGCTGGCGGCCCCGGTGGCCGCGGAGATGACGCGGCGCGGGCCGCGCCCGGCGCTCCACGTCATTCCCGGCTGCGGCCATGCGCCGACGCTGGCCAATGATGCCCAGATTGCGCTGGTTCGCGAATTTCTGGCCGGGTAG
- a CDS encoding branched-chain amino acid ABC transporter permease has protein sequence MMKTLSATFERFGGVMLLPVILALIAFLLIGRPSTWVTLTVAGLAMGMMIFLMASGLSLIFGLMDVLNFGHSAFVSFGAFIAASVLASLGVWVTGGSAALNILALMAAIAAATAFGALAGWAFEHVIVKPVYKDHLRQILITMGALIVADEIILMVWGGSPVPVPRPAVLTGSIVIGDVSIEIYRIFAFLLGLAVYIAMHFALNRTRIGLLIRAGVENREMVEALGFRIDRLFIAVFMAGSALAAMGGAMWAGYQSLITPAIGAEMMILVFIVVIIGGLGSVEGSLLGAILVGLMANYVAFLFPKMSLASNMILMMAILLWRPFGLKPAVKG, from the coding sequence ATGATGAAGACGCTCTCCGCGACCTTCGAGCGCTTCGGCGGCGTCATGCTGCTGCCGGTCATCCTCGCGCTGATCGCCTTTCTGCTGATCGGCCGGCCCTCGACCTGGGTGACGCTGACGGTCGCCGGCCTCGCCATGGGCATGATGATCTTCCTGATGGCGTCGGGCCTGTCGCTGATCTTCGGGCTGATGGACGTCTTGAATTTCGGCCATTCGGCCTTCGTCTCCTTCGGCGCGTTCATTGCGGCCAGCGTGCTCGCCTCGCTGGGTGTCTGGGTCACGGGCGGCAGCGCCGCGCTCAACATCCTCGCCCTGATGGCGGCCATCGCCGCGGCCACCGCCTTCGGCGCGCTGGCCGGCTGGGCCTTCGAGCACGTCATCGTCAAGCCGGTCTACAAGGACCACCTGCGCCAGATCCTCATCACCATGGGCGCGCTGATCGTCGCCGACGAGATCATCCTGATGGTCTGGGGCGGCTCGCCCGTTCCCGTGCCGCGCCCGGCGGTGCTGACCGGCTCCATCGTCATCGGCGATGTCTCGATCGAGATCTATCGCATCTTCGCCTTCCTGCTCGGCCTTGCGGTCTATATCGCCATGCACTTCGCGCTGAACCGCACCCGCATCGGCCTCCTGATCCGCGCCGGGGTCGAGAATCGCGAGATGGTCGAGGCGCTCGGCTTCCGCATCGACCGCCTGTTCATCGCCGTGTTCATGGCCGGCTCGGCGCTCGCCGCCATGGGCGGGGCGATGTGGGCCGGCTACCAGAGCCTGATCACGCCGGCCATCGGCGCGGAGATGATGATCCTCGTCTTCATCGTCGTCATCATCGGCGGCCTCGGCTCTGTCGAGGGCTCGCTGCTCGGCGCGATCCTCGTCGGGCTGATGGCCAACTACGTCGCCTTCCTGTTCCCGAAGATGTCGCTTGCCTCGAACATGATCCTGATGATGGCGATCCTGCTCTGGCGGCCGTTCGGGCTGAAGCCGGCGGTGAAGGGGTAG
- a CDS encoding ABC transporter substrate-binding protein translates to MTKRTFMVLAASTALIAAAPAFAQDGEEIVLGGSLPLTGVFGFAGVAIEAGIQDYLKILNEDGGINGRKVRLAYEDTGYQVDQSVAVFNKLTSQNQNLHLYYGDSTAFSRTINPELERRGDILMAGASFATEINDPENFAPQFIAGPDYTEMYSILLEYIAKEKPGAKLVFVNSDSEFGRDPIESSTALAKELGLEVVEQIITPPGAVDVSTEVLKLRRSRPDYAIFHGYILAPLPEFMTQAKQLGLETKFMGTFWSMDSSIWDSVGEVADGFMGVMPYRYYYDEEEAPMLKRIREMRPTYQATGYMQGFLTAMLMGEAVKRTLDAGQELTAKNMKAALNTIEDFDTGGIIGVPISIPGNTVPVGRIYQYDASAKQMQPVSDWISLKE, encoded by the coding sequence ATGACGAAGAGAACTTTCATGGTGCTCGCCGCGTCCACGGCGCTGATCGCTGCTGCGCCCGCCTTCGCGCAGGACGGCGAGGAGATCGTGCTGGGCGGCTCGCTGCCGCTGACCGGCGTATTCGGCTTCGCCGGCGTCGCCATCGAGGCCGGCATCCAGGACTATCTCAAGATCCTCAACGAGGACGGCGGCATCAACGGCCGCAAGGTGCGCCTCGCCTATGAGGACACCGGCTACCAGGTCGACCAGTCGGTCGCCGTGTTCAACAAGCTGACCAGCCAGAACCAGAACCTCCACCTCTATTACGGCGACTCGACCGCGTTCTCGCGCACGATCAACCCCGAGCTGGAGCGCCGCGGCGACATCCTGATGGCGGGTGCGTCCTTCGCCACCGAGATCAACGATCCGGAGAACTTCGCGCCGCAGTTCATCGCCGGGCCGGACTATACGGAGATGTACTCGATCCTGCTCGAATACATCGCCAAGGAGAAGCCGGGCGCGAAGCTGGTCTTCGTCAATTCCGACAGCGAGTTCGGCCGTGACCCGATCGAATCCTCGACAGCGCTGGCCAAGGAGCTCGGGCTCGAGGTGGTCGAGCAGATCATCACCCCGCCCGGCGCGGTCGACGTCTCGACCGAGGTCCTGAAGCTGCGCCGCTCGCGGCCGGACTACGCCATCTTCCACGGCTACATCCTCGCACCGCTGCCTGAGTTCATGACCCAGGCCAAGCAGCTCGGGCTGGAGACCAAGTTCATGGGCACGTTCTGGTCGATGGATTCCTCGATCTGGGACAGCGTCGGCGAGGTGGCCGACGGCTTCATGGGCGTGATGCCCTACCGCTACTACTATGACGAGGAAGAGGCGCCGATGCTGAAGCGCATCCGCGAGATGCGCCCGACCTACCAGGCCACCGGCTACATGCAGGGCTTCTTGACCGCGATGCTGATGGGCGAGGCGGTCAAGCGCACGCTCGACGCCGGACAGGAGCTGACCGCCAAGAACATGAAGGCTGCGCTGAACACGATCGAGGACTTCGACACCGGCGGCATCATCGGCGTGCCGATCTCGATCCCCGGCAACACCGTGCCGGTCGGCCGCATCTACCAGTACGATGCATCGGCCAAGCAGATGCAGCCGGTCTCCGACTGGATCAGCCTCAAGGAGTGA
- a CDS encoding ABC transporter ATP-binding protein → MAADTILSVENIEVVYNKTIQVLRGLSLSVERGKVVTLLGSNGAGKSTTLKAISSLLSLEDGAVTAGSITFDGTPVAADTPHGLVRRGLFHVMEGRRIFEDLTVEENLTAATFALSGRGVKPTSFDLVYGYFPRLHERRNARAGYLSGGEQQMLAIGRALIAQPKLILLDEPSLGLSPILVEEIFGIIARINRETGVSMLLVEQNAAVAFAVAHYGYIMETGKIVLDGPTERLVNDQDVREFYLGMSGGEGARSYRDVKHYKRRKRWLS, encoded by the coding sequence GTGGCCGCGGACACCATCCTTTCCGTCGAGAACATCGAGGTCGTCTACAACAAGACGATCCAGGTGCTCCGCGGCCTGTCGCTTTCCGTCGAGCGCGGCAAGGTCGTCACGCTCCTCGGCTCGAACGGCGCGGGCAAGTCGACCACGCTGAAGGCGATCTCCAGCCTCCTGTCGCTGGAGGACGGGGCGGTGACGGCCGGCTCGATCACCTTCGACGGCACGCCCGTCGCCGCCGACACGCCGCACGGGCTGGTGCGGCGCGGCCTGTTCCACGTCATGGAAGGACGGCGCATCTTCGAGGACCTGACGGTGGAGGAGAACCTGACGGCGGCGACCTTCGCGCTCTCCGGGCGCGGGGTGAAGCCGACCTCCTTCGACCTCGTCTACGGCTATTTCCCGCGCCTTCACGAGCGCCGCAACGCGCGGGCCGGCTATCTCTCCGGCGGCGAGCAGCAGATGCTCGCCATCGGCCGGGCGCTGATCGCCCAGCCCAAGCTCATCCTGCTCGACGAGCCCTCGCTCGGCCTGTCGCCGATCCTCGTCGAGGAGATCTTCGGCATCATCGCCCGCATCAACCGCGAGACGGGCGTCTCCATGCTGCTCGTCGAGCAGAACGCGGCCGTCGCCTTCGCCGTCGCCCATTACGGCTACATCATGGAGACCGGCAAGATCGTGCTCGACGGGCCGACCGAGCGTCTCGTCAACGACCAGGACGTGCGCGAGTTCTATCTCGGCATGAGCGGCGGCGAAGGTGCCCGCAGCTATCGCGACGTCAAGCACTACAAGCGCCGCAAGCGCTGGCTTTCGTGA
- a CDS encoding long-chain fatty acid--CoA ligase — translation MTVTSFPELTLPQMLREHALRTPGRTAVRQKDFGIWNPISWKDYFERAADVGHGYRTLGLAAGGHVAVLSENRIEWVLAQLGAGLVGAVTIGVYPTSPASEVAYVLEHADAEVIVCEDQEQVDKVMEVRGQLPLLKRIVVVETKGMRNYPADLVVSFAALEKAGAAHRAQNPGLVEGALAGQSLADTALMIYTSGSTGKPKGAMLTYGNIRAQAVAVIEKLGLGPNTTHLSYLPLCHVAEQMTTLMAPVYLGSQINFGESIRTVQEDLREVAPSMFLGVPRIWEKLHSSIHIRMLETGGVRRRLFEWAYAACEPFAETPRHERTLAERLRYGVSYLLVFRALQNYVGLRRADVAMTGAAPISPRIVRFFRTIGVRLVEVYGATETSGVALGQKLDRLDHGSVGEPIVNIEARVGGDGELILRGPTVFKGYYKNDEATAATIRDGWLHTGDVVTVTDGQYRIVDRLKDIMITAGGKNLSPSEIENTVKGSPYIKECIVIGEAKKYVSALIQIDYETVGKWAEENRIAYTNFRNLAENPAVRDLIDAEIAEANSQLAQVSHIRRFHLLTKELDHDDDEVTATMKVRRANIQKKYADEIAGLYSAA, via the coding sequence ATGACAGTCACTTCCTTTCCCGAGCTGACGCTGCCGCAGATGCTGCGCGAGCACGCCCTGCGCACGCCCGGGCGCACGGCCGTGCGCCAGAAGGATTTCGGCATCTGGAACCCGATCTCGTGGAAGGACTATTTCGAGCGCGCCGCCGATGTCGGCCACGGCTACCGCACCCTCGGGCTCGCGGCGGGCGGGCATGTCGCGGTGCTGTCGGAGAACCGCATCGAATGGGTGCTGGCGCAGCTCGGCGCCGGCCTCGTCGGGGCCGTGACCATCGGCGTCTACCCGACCAGCCCGGCGAGCGAGGTCGCCTATGTCCTCGAACATGCCGACGCCGAGGTGATCGTCTGCGAGGACCAGGAGCAGGTCGACAAGGTGATGGAGGTGCGCGGCCAGCTACCGCTCCTCAAGCGCATCGTCGTGGTCGAGACGAAGGGCATGCGCAACTACCCTGCCGACCTCGTCGTCTCCTTCGCGGCGCTGGAGAAGGCGGGCGCGGCGCATCGCGCGCAAAATCCCGGCCTCGTCGAGGGGGCGCTGGCCGGCCAGAGCCTCGCCGACACCGCGCTGATGATCTACACCTCCGGCTCGACCGGCAAGCCGAAGGGCGCGATGCTGACCTACGGCAACATCCGCGCCCAGGCCGTCGCCGTGATCGAGAAGCTCGGCCTCGGCCCGAATACCACGCACCTCTCCTACCTGCCGCTCTGCCACGTCGCCGAGCAGATGACGACGCTGATGGCCCCGGTCTATCTCGGCTCGCAGATCAATTTCGGCGAATCCATCCGCACCGTGCAGGAGGATTTGCGCGAGGTCGCGCCGTCGATGTTCCTCGGTGTGCCGCGCATCTGGGAGAAGCTGCATTCCTCGATCCACATCCGCATGCTGGAGACGGGCGGCGTGAGGCGGCGGCTGTTCGAATGGGCCTACGCGGCCTGCGAGCCGTTCGCCGAGACGCCGCGCCATGAACGGACCCTCGCCGAAAGGCTGCGCTACGGCGTCTCCTATCTCCTCGTCTTCCGCGCGCTGCAGAACTATGTCGGCCTGCGCCGGGCCGATGTCGCCATGACCGGCGCGGCGCCGATCTCGCCGCGCATCGTGCGCTTCTTCCGCACCATCGGCGTCAGGCTGGTCGAGGTCTACGGCGCGACCGAGACGAGCGGCGTCGCGCTCGGCCAGAAGCTCGACCGGCTCGATCACGGCAGCGTGGGTGAGCCGATCGTCAATATCGAGGCGCGCGTCGGTGGCGACGGCGAGCTGATCCTGCGCGGGCCGACCGTGTTCAAGGGCTACTACAAGAACGACGAGGCAACGGCGGCGACGATCCGCGACGGCTGGCTGCACACCGGCGACGTGGTGACGGTGACCGACGGCCAATACCGCATCGTCGACCGGCTGAAGGACATCATGATCACCGCCGGCGGCAAGAACTTGAGCCCCTCCGAGATCGAGAACACGGTCAAGGGCAGCCCCTATATCAAGGAGTGCATCGTCATCGGCGAGGCGAAGAAATACGTCTCGGCGCTGATCCAGATCGACTACGAGACCGTCGGCAAGTGGGCCGAGGAGAACCGCATCGCCTACACCAATTTCCGCAACCTCGCCGAGAACCCGGCCGTGCGCGACCTGATCGACGCGGAGATCGCCGAGGCCAATTCGCAGCTCGCGCAGGTGTCGCACATCCGCCGCTTCCACCTGCTCACCAAGGAGCTGGACCATGACGACGACGAGGTGACGGCGACGATGAAGGTGCGCCGCGCCAACATCCAGAAGAAATACGCGGACGAGATCGCCGGCCTCTATTCGGCCGCCTGA
- a CDS encoding branched-chain amino acid ABC transporter permease, translating to MRIATANETYLADAALIQTRTQWAWMGVLTVALVAAPFVLNSYWLYLACLVAINVASATGLNILTGYTGLVSLGQGAFMAVGAYTVAWLDRNLGAPFLVNLFAGGLMAAAVGVFVGLPSLRVKGLYLAIATIGASLILHFVFLNWSSVTGGSRGMNVAPATFLGTPLTTYFQLYWVLVPVAALMVLGAANLFRTRIGRAFIAIRDRDISAEVLGIPLLRYKLLSFAISSFYAGVAGGLWAYFFRSVGPESFTLVESIFYLAAVIVGGMGSILGGIIGAAFMTLVPEILRFGVEAIAPYVNNAGTLLSPVRTVVFGALIILFLVFEPQGLAEIVQRIRRFFHLWPFRR from the coding sequence ATGCGCATCGCAACCGCCAACGAAACCTATCTCGCCGACGCCGCGCTCATCCAGACGCGCACGCAGTGGGCGTGGATGGGCGTGCTCACCGTCGCGCTCGTCGCCGCGCCCTTCGTGCTCAACAGCTACTGGCTCTATCTCGCCTGCCTCGTCGCCATCAACGTCGCCAGCGCGACGGGGCTGAACATCCTGACCGGCTATACCGGCCTCGTCAGCCTCGGCCAAGGCGCGTTCATGGCGGTCGGCGCGTACACCGTCGCCTGGCTCGACCGCAATCTCGGCGCCCCGTTCCTCGTCAACCTGTTCGCCGGCGGGCTGATGGCGGCGGCGGTCGGCGTGTTCGTCGGCCTGCCCAGCCTGCGCGTCAAGGGGCTCTACCTCGCCATCGCCACCATCGGCGCCTCGCTGATCCTGCATTTCGTGTTTCTCAACTGGTCGTCGGTGACGGGCGGCTCGCGCGGCATGAACGTCGCGCCGGCGACCTTCCTCGGCACGCCGCTGACCACCTATTTCCAGCTCTACTGGGTGCTGGTGCCGGTGGCGGCGCTGATGGTGCTGGGCGCGGCGAACCTTTTCCGCACCCGCATCGGCCGCGCCTTCATCGCCATCCGCGACCGCGATATCTCGGCCGAGGTGCTGGGCATCCCGCTCCTGCGCTACAAGCTGCTCTCCTTCGCCATCTCGTCCTTCTACGCGGGGGTGGCCGGCGGCCTGTGGGCCTATTTCTTCCGCTCTGTGGGGCCGGAGAGCTTCACCCTCGTCGAATCGATCTTCTATCTCGCCGCCGTCATCGTCGGCGGCATGGGCTCGATCCTCGGCGGCATCATCGGCGCGGCGTTCATGACGCTGGTGCCGGAGATCCTGCGCTTCGGCGTCGAGGCCATCGCTCCTTACGTCAACAATGCCGGCACGCTTCTGTCGCCGGTGCGCACCGTCGTCTTCGGCGCGCTCATCATCCTGTTCCTGGTGTTCGAGCCCCAGGGTCTTGCCGAGATCGTCCAGAGGATCCGGCGCTTCTTTCATCTCTGGCCATTCAGGAGATAA
- a CDS encoding branched-chain amino acid ABC transporter permease, with product MSNPSMSNAATFPGTAPVAARRHLAGRFLVYAIVLAIGAALAFAPFLFPDVRAQEVAARICVFVVLVASYDLLIGYTGIVSFAHTMFFGLGAYGAAIALKTMGPGFDAILFGGALGVVAAVVLAVLIGLLSLRVKAIFFAMVTLAAASVMMVLASQLSDFTGGEDGMTFTVPRLFSPAQALVAGEDGKALRLFGVALNGRIAHYYFVFLSSFVLFMVMLRIVASPLGTVLEAIRENEMRAEAIGYRVVAYRTAIFCIAAVNAALAGVLRAVWLKYTGPDVVLSFDIMLDILLMVVIGGMGTLYGAVIGVVVMTLAQYYLKDVMAAGASAAADLPFLPELLNPDRWLLWLGVVFILLVYFFPAGIAGTLMGKGGHK from the coding sequence ATGTCGAATCCCTCGATGTCGAACGCCGCGACCTTCCCCGGCACCGCCCCCGTCGCAGCGCGGCGCCATCTCGCCGGCCGCTTCCTCGTCTACGCCATCGTGCTCGCCATCGGCGCGGCGCTCGCCTTCGCGCCGTTCCTGTTCCCGGACGTGCGGGCGCAGGAGGTGGCGGCGCGCATCTGCGTCTTCGTCGTGCTCGTCGCCAGCTACGACCTCCTGATCGGCTATACCGGCATCGTCTCCTTCGCCCACACCATGTTCTTCGGCCTCGGCGCCTACGGCGCGGCCATCGCGCTGAAGACGATGGGTCCGGGCTTCGACGCCATCCTCTTCGGCGGCGCGCTCGGCGTCGTCGCCGCGGTCGTGCTCGCGGTGCTGATCGGCCTCCTGTCGCTCCGGGTGAAGGCGATCTTCTTCGCCATGGTCACGCTCGCCGCCGCCTCGGTGATGATGGTGCTGGCAAGCCAGCTCTCCGACTTCACCGGCGGCGAGGACGGCATGACCTTCACCGTGCCGCGCCTGTTCTCGCCGGCGCAGGCGCTGGTGGCGGGCGAGGACGGCAAGGCGCTGCGCCTGTTCGGCGTCGCGCTCAACGGCCGTATCGCGCACTACTACTTCGTGTTCCTGTCGTCCTTCGTGCTGTTCATGGTCATGCTGCGCATCGTCGCCTCTCCGCTCGGTACGGTGCTGGAGGCGATCCGCGAGAACGAGATGCGCGCTGAGGCCATCGGCTATCGGGTCGTCGCCTACCGCACCGCGATCTTCTGCATCGCGGCGGTGAACGCCGCGCTTGCCGGCGTCCTGCGCGCCGTGTGGCTGAAATATACCGGGCCGGACGTGGTGCTGTCCTTCGACATCATGCTCGACATCTTGCTGATGGTCGTCATCGGCGGCATGGGTACGCTCTACGGCGCGGTGATCGGCGTCGTCGTCATGACGCTGGCGCAGTATTACCTGAAGGACGTGATGGCCGCCGGCGCCTCGGCCGCCGCCGACCTCCCCTTCCTGCCGGAGCTGCTGAACCCCGACCGCTGGCTGCTGTGGCTCGGCGTGGTCTTCATCCTGCTTGTCTATTTCTTCCCGGCGGGCATCGCCGGTACGCTGATGGGAAAGGGCGGACATAAATGA
- a CDS encoding ABC transporter ATP-binding protein has translation MPDAMKPARLDVEGLSLSFGGLKAINGVTFSVEPGSITALIGPNGAGKTSMFNCISGFYKPQEGRVLFDGEDVTRVHPPERAKMGFARTFQNIALFRGMTVLDNIKLGRHAHMKTNPLQALAFFGPAAREEVELRAEVERDIIDFLEINHIRHMPVSALSYGLQKRVELARALAMRPRILLLDEPVAGMNREETEDMARFILDVKEEWGTTILMVEHDMGMVMDISDHVVVLNFGQVIARGLPREVQADPQVVAAYLGSGDPAALMKRLAAEAHAPGRMEGAGA, from the coding sequence ATGCCGGACGCGATGAAGCCGGCGCGGCTCGACGTCGAGGGGCTGTCGCTGTCCTTCGGCGGCCTGAAGGCCATCAACGGCGTGACCTTCTCGGTCGAGCCGGGCTCGATCACGGCGCTGATCGGGCCGAACGGGGCCGGCAAGACCTCGATGTTCAACTGCATCTCCGGCTTCTACAAGCCGCAGGAGGGCCGCGTCCTGTTCGACGGCGAGGACGTCACCCGCGTCCATCCGCCCGAGCGCGCGAAAATGGGCTTCGCCCGCACCTTCCAGAACATCGCCCTGTTCCGCGGCATGACCGTGCTCGACAACATCAAGCTCGGCCGCCACGCCCACATGAAGACCAACCCGCTCCAGGCGCTCGCCTTTTTCGGGCCGGCCGCGCGCGAGGAGGTCGAGCTGCGCGCCGAGGTCGAGCGCGACATCATCGACTTCCTCGAGATCAACCACATCCGCCACATGCCGGTCAGCGCGCTGTCCTACGGCCTTCAGAAGCGGGTCGAGCTCGCCCGCGCGCTCGCCATGCGCCCGCGCATCCTTCTCCTCGACGAGCCGGTCGCCGGCATGAACCGCGAGGAGACCGAGGACATGGCCCGCTTCATCCTCGACGTGAAGGAGGAATGGGGCACGACGATCCTGATGGTCGAGCACGACATGGGCATGGTGATGGACATTTCCGACCACGTGGTGGTGCTGAATTTCGGCCAGGTGATCGCGCGCGGCCTGCCGCGCGAGGTGCAGGCCGACCCGCAGGTGGTGGCCGCCTATCTCGGCAGCGGCGATCCGGCCGCGCTGATGAAGCGGCTGGCGGCCGAGGCGCACGCGCCCGGCCGGATGGAAGGGGCGGGCGCATGA